One region of Xylanibacillus composti genomic DNA includes:
- a CDS encoding DUF456 domain-containing protein, producing MVDVLGWILVILLFVIGMAGAVYPVLPGVLAIYAAFFVYGGFFGFGALNWWFWIIQTLIVLVLFAADYLVSSYGIDRSGGSKQAFWGSTIGLILGPFVIPAFGLVIGPFVGAAAGELLHGSSWSKAMRIGWVTLVSLFASTVVKVLLQGMMIVLFAFWLFFA from the coding sequence ATGGTCGATGTGCTTGGATGGATATTAGTCATTCTCTTATTCGTAATCGGTATGGCTGGAGCCGTGTATCCCGTACTGCCGGGCGTGCTGGCAATCTACGCAGCTTTTTTCGTATACGGCGGTTTCTTTGGCTTCGGTGCGCTGAACTGGTGGTTTTGGATTATCCAGACATTGATTGTTCTTGTATTGTTCGCGGCTGACTACCTCGTCAGTTCATACGGCATCGATCGGTCAGGCGGATCAAAGCAGGCATTTTGGGGAAGCACGATCGGACTTATACTCGGTCCGTTTGTGATTCCGGCGTTTGGCTTGGTGATTGGCCCGTTTGTCGGAGCGGCGGCGGGCGAGCTGCTGCATGGCTCATCCTGGAGCAAAGCGATGCGCATTGGGTGGGTCACGCTTGTATCGCTGTTTGCTTCGACTGTGGTCAAGGTGCTGCTGCAAGGCATGATGATCGTTTTGTTTGCTTTTTGGCTCTTCTTCGCCTAG
- a CDS encoding putative polysaccharide biosynthesis protein, with product MTKDSLIKGTVILAAAAFIARFLGVVQRVPLQNMLGDLGMASYGIAYNVYALLLIVATAGIPSALSKLVSEKLALGRTEEAERIYRSAVWFAVTTGVLMTAVLLFGAPYYAEHIAKDVDAAVAIQALAPAMLLFPLIAIMRGYFQGRQTMLAGGLSQIFEQILRVVTAVVLAYVILRLGYDVKWAAAGASFGGVTGALAAFIVMIVFQLRLKRAASSERRTISVEGERLRRRDIYRMLFRLSVPISLISMAVPMIYFIDSSIVIPLLEPWTGFEQAKETLGILTGRAQSLAGIPPILAIALSMSIVPVVSSAFARNDHQEVAAKTSQALRIAVLSGLPVILALCVAARPINQFLFGDAAGTGIIAFLTAGSLFQIMMMTSGAVLMGLGQTARPVLYVAAGLMVKLVFSFLLVKPFGIYGILAATTLCFIVTMCLNMLDLRRSVRYQLLGRRWLGLLAATVIIAAVGISLEMALHSFGDWFGTRWNGFLHAALVGVAAIGMYPALMLALGGIRPDDVRHFPAPLRKLLGRWIKNQESGRAM from the coding sequence TTGACGAAGGATTCTTTAATTAAAGGAACAGTCATTCTGGCTGCTGCGGCCTTTATTGCCCGATTTTTGGGCGTCGTGCAGCGAGTGCCGCTGCAAAATATGCTCGGCGATCTCGGCATGGCTTCATACGGAATTGCCTACAATGTGTATGCGCTGCTGCTCATCGTGGCAACAGCAGGCATTCCGAGTGCGTTAAGCAAGCTGGTTTCGGAGAAGCTCGCGCTGGGACGGACAGAGGAAGCCGAGCGCATCTATCGTTCGGCCGTTTGGTTTGCCGTCACGACAGGGGTGCTGATGACGGCCGTGCTCCTGTTCGGCGCGCCCTACTATGCGGAGCACATTGCGAAGGATGTGGATGCGGCGGTTGCGATCCAGGCGCTGGCTCCGGCTATGCTGCTTTTTCCGCTCATCGCCATCATGCGCGGCTATTTCCAAGGAAGACAGACGATGCTGGCCGGAGGATTGTCGCAAATATTCGAGCAAATCTTGCGCGTGGTGACGGCTGTCGTGCTGGCCTATGTCATCTTGCGCCTCGGCTATGATGTGAAATGGGCCGCTGCCGGAGCCTCATTCGGCGGCGTGACTGGCGCGCTGGCGGCCTTCATCGTCATGATTGTATTCCAGCTGCGGCTGAAGCGGGCAGCCTCGTCAGAAAGGCGAACGATTTCAGTGGAAGGCGAACGGTTAAGAAGACGAGATATTTATCGCATGCTGTTCCGCTTATCCGTTCCGATCAGCTTGATTTCCATGGCCGTGCCGATGATTTACTTCATCGACTCCTCCATTGTGATCCCGTTGCTCGAGCCATGGACAGGCTTTGAACAGGCCAAGGAAACGCTCGGGATTTTGACGGGCCGGGCGCAGTCATTGGCCGGCATTCCCCCGATTCTGGCCATTGCGCTCAGCATGTCGATCGTGCCGGTCGTCTCGTCGGCTTTCGCCCGAAACGACCATCAGGAGGTTGCGGCCAAAACCTCGCAGGCGCTGCGAATTGCCGTGCTTAGCGGCCTTCCGGTCATCTTGGCGCTATGTGTGGCCGCCCGGCCGATCAATCAATTTTTGTTCGGTGACGCGGCAGGAACCGGTATCATCGCATTTCTGACAGCGGGCTCACTGTTTCAGATTATGATGATGACCTCCGGAGCAGTCTTGATGGGGCTGGGCCAGACAGCCCGTCCTGTACTCTATGTAGCGGCTGGGCTGATGGTCAAGCTTGTTTTCAGCTTTTTGCTCGTCAAGCCATTCGGCATTTACGGCATACTGGCTGCAACCACCCTCTGCTTCATCGTCACCATGTGCCTGAATATGCTGGATCTGCGCAGAAGTGTGCGCTATCAGCTGCTCGGGCGCCGCTGGCTGGGACTGCTGGCAGCAACCGTCATTATCGCGGCAGTCGGGATTTCGTTGGAGATGGCTTTGCACAGCTTCGGCGATTGGTTCGGAACAAGGTGGAACGGCTTCTTGCATGCGGCACTTGTCGGGGTAGCAGCCATTGGGATGTATCCTGCGCTGATGCTGGCATTGGGCGGCATACGGCCGGATGATGTGCGTCATTTCCCCGCCCCGTTGAGAAAGCTGCTTGGAAGATGGATCAAAAATCAGGAAAGCGGTCGCGCTATGTAA
- a CDS encoding DUF2515 family protein, with product MPLLTKEKSGWFQRWVRRVKRLLNVPPAGHTPAELAIDADEWAVIKHKLKLALQADQEKAKPMTNSEQAIVDQIRAALLHANRNNVKRTRAYWDLAVRCPELHWALLAHVVSRNGGWNMTDLQGEWLPKLMSQEERLHFFRFLETANAYIFQDAYPQLLLYIESRKAGEPYFHLLPHFHVSRFMRPFWESFWRTGHSPLLTLALIVNEQHYIEGRIVQHPYFRQYVLDSALFKAQSLLQLNQVLIPHEAIPAPTSASEKRLSLCGVVVETFSSLEERIQVGKALYGLLYHPSVLEGVRRFATQQRHTGSRADYWPHLFSTIRPGSRPLDGKTKLNGCKLQNPGDPVYSPALTHVWPDQVLVEPARYDWFRDTNAFRYIRSPIAPSYDEMSDEYCFALKKIEAAAMLT from the coding sequence ATGCCTTTACTTACGAAAGAGAAGTCCGGTTGGTTTCAAAGATGGGTTCGAAGAGTAAAGCGTCTGCTGAATGTGCCCCCTGCGGGACACACCCCTGCCGAACTTGCCATAGACGCAGACGAATGGGCCGTTATCAAGCACAAACTAAAGCTTGCGCTGCAAGCCGACCAAGAGAAGGCCAAACCTATGACGAATAGCGAACAGGCCATTGTGGATCAAATACGTGCAGCTCTCCTGCATGCCAACCGCAACAATGTGAAGCGGACCCGGGCGTATTGGGATCTGGCTGTTCGCTGTCCAGAGCTGCACTGGGCCTTGCTGGCCCACGTCGTTTCCAGGAATGGCGGCTGGAATATGACGGATCTTCAGGGCGAATGGCTGCCAAAGTTGATGTCGCAGGAGGAGCGCCTTCACTTTTTTCGCTTTCTAGAGACGGCTAACGCTTACATTTTTCAGGATGCATACCCCCAGCTGCTGCTATATATAGAGAGCCGCAAAGCAGGCGAACCGTACTTCCACCTGCTCCCGCATTTTCATGTGTCCCGATTTATGCGGCCCTTCTGGGAATCTTTCTGGCGTACCGGCCACTCCCCCCTGTTAACGTTGGCGCTTATTGTGAACGAGCAGCATTATATTGAGGGGCGCATCGTCCAGCACCCGTATTTTCGCCAGTACGTGCTGGACAGCGCGCTATTCAAGGCGCAATCGCTGCTTCAGCTTAATCAAGTGCTCATCCCTCATGAAGCGATCCCTGCCCCTACATCGGCATCGGAGAAGCGGCTTTCCCTCTGCGGCGTTGTTGTTGAAACATTCAGCTCGCTGGAGGAGCGGATTCAGGTAGGCAAGGCGCTTTATGGCTTGCTGTATCATCCTTCGGTGCTGGAGGGCGTCAGGCGGTTTGCAACCCAACAGCGGCATACCGGTTCACGTGCGGACTATTGGCCTCACCTCTTCTCCACGATCCGGCCAGGTTCCAGGCCCTTGGACGGCAAGACCAAGCTCAACGGCTGCAAGCTTCAAAATCCTGGCGATCCTGTATACAGCCCGGCACTGACTCATGTCTGGCCAGACCAAGTTCTGGTGGAGCCTGCCCGCTACGATTGGTTCAGAGATACGAACGCATTCCGATACATTCGCTCACCGATTGCCCCGTCCTATGACGAAATGTCTGACGAATACTGCTTTGCTTTAAAGAAAATAGAAGCGGCCGCCATGCTTACATAG
- a CDS encoding copper amine oxidase N-terminal domain-containing protein gives MKKQLRWKTVLTVLLAVMVVWLAGCEAVGGTNLNQVLVDNLNRESYEADGVITLKLIPNESAAASPEDELLRLFGHEITLRIDDMKLKNRTDSYISGALLYAHGEIGFDMYNEADGFAVKLDGYDQPIVMNNAMFAEDAGVSMLDFQQLQEQLIAIQGEIITIVGQYAIERFPNPEIITVEQAVTTVNQEELQATHIHMEVPGDAIFGLLQQFLNNIAADEEGLRELIGALYDAIVPVLKEHMGQELEADPTTAALIDNREFVVELLFTSIQQGLTSVSGDIQSGLEEAASALHPDTRLILDYYLDEKQQIRKTEMKLFVKPLDAEDAQITAFELTSSEQYWNINGDVVLPAINVHEGVGLYDMDNRYEFLKHVDRSSDLYELLQAAGETKQEVYMFVEDSYYATEAYVEDGTAYMPVRYVSEQLYADVSWDHESKQITIEDHPTGQEIILAAGSSTVRINGEDVTWEKQPQVKEGMVFVPAKEMAEALGVHWYYDEGFEMLVLTREF, from the coding sequence ATGAAAAAACAACTTAGATGGAAAACCGTGTTGACGGTGCTTTTGGCCGTTATGGTCGTGTGGCTGGCAGGCTGTGAGGCGGTCGGCGGCACAAATTTGAATCAAGTGCTGGTCGATAATCTGAACCGGGAGTCCTATGAGGCTGATGGTGTTATTACCTTGAAGCTGATTCCGAACGAAAGTGCGGCAGCATCGCCCGAAGATGAGCTGCTCCGGTTGTTCGGCCATGAAATAACACTTCGCATCGATGACATGAAGCTGAAAAACAGAACCGATTCCTACATAAGCGGGGCGCTCCTATACGCCCATGGGGAAATTGGCTTCGACATGTACAATGAGGCCGACGGCTTTGCGGTCAAGCTGGATGGCTATGATCAACCCATTGTGATGAACAATGCCATGTTCGCAGAAGATGCTGGCGTTTCGATGTTGGATTTCCAGCAGCTTCAGGAGCAATTGATAGCTATTCAGGGTGAGATCATCACAATCGTGGGCCAATATGCAATTGAACGGTTTCCAAATCCGGAGATCATAACAGTAGAACAAGCGGTGACGACAGTCAATCAGGAAGAGCTCCAGGCTACACACATCCATATGGAGGTTCCTGGAGATGCCATCTTTGGCCTGCTGCAGCAGTTTCTGAACAATATTGCGGCGGACGAGGAAGGGCTGCGCGAATTAATCGGCGCTTTGTATGATGCAATCGTCCCGGTATTGAAGGAGCACATGGGACAGGAGCTGGAGGCTGATCCCACGACAGCAGCGCTTATCGATAATAGGGAGTTTGTCGTGGAGCTGCTGTTCACATCCATCCAACAGGGGCTGACATCGGTTTCGGGAGATATCCAGTCGGGCTTGGAAGAAGCAGCATCCGCCTTGCATCCGGATACCCGGTTAATCCTGGACTATTACCTGGATGAAAAGCAGCAAATACGCAAAACCGAAATGAAGCTGTTCGTGAAGCCGCTTGATGCAGAGGATGCGCAAATCACCGCCTTTGAACTGACGAGCTCGGAACAATACTGGAACATCAACGGAGACGTTGTCTTGCCAGCCATTAACGTCCATGAAGGCGTGGGGCTTTATGACATGGACAACCGTTACGAATTTTTGAAACATGTGGACAGATCGTCGGATTTGTATGAATTGCTGCAAGCAGCCGGCGAGACGAAGCAAGAAGTCTATATGTTTGTCGAGGATTCCTACTACGCAACTGAGGCATATGTGGAGGATGGCACAGCTTACATGCCGGTTCGCTATGTGTCTGAACAACTGTATGCGGATGTGAGCTGGGATCACGAGTCGAAACAGATTACGATTGAGGATCATCCAACCGGCCAGGAAATTATCCTGGCGGCGGGAAGCAGCACAGTTCGGATCAACGGCGAGGATGTCACTTGGGAGAAACAGCCGCAAGTGAAGGAAGGTATGGTATTTGTGCCGGCCAAGGAGATGGCCGAGGCCTTGGGCGTTCATTGGTATTATGACGAAGGTTTTGAAATGCTGGTGTTGACCAGGGAATTTTGA
- a CDS encoding COX15/CtaA family protein, translating into MKNGRFFRTLIMATAIGMFLVLLGGITVTKTGSGMGCGDDWPLCNGKFLPAYTLTSIIEYSHRMVSGIVGILVLASTIAVWRRMKQRKDAKLYAATALFFTILQALLGAAAVKWEQSSLVMALHFGFSLIAFAGTLLLAITVVRMDRPAHPDGWGEALDAGFRVSTRFRNGVWFSLVYCYVVVYLGAFVRHTESMAGCEGWPLCSGEVIPQDWSGGTGIAFIHRVAALLLFVLIAWIGHIGYRRYGEVRPVRAASLAAAILIALQVTTGGVVALSLHHDQIYFFASMLHTIVVAGLFGVLCYLSILVGRLGSRT; encoded by the coding sequence ATGAAAAACGGCAGGTTCTTTCGCACGCTGATTATGGCAACGGCCATCGGCATGTTTCTTGTCCTGCTTGGCGGAATCACGGTGACGAAGACCGGTTCCGGTATGGGCTGCGGCGATGATTGGCCTTTGTGCAACGGCAAATTCTTACCTGCGTATACCTTAACCTCGATAATTGAATACAGCCACCGGATGGTAAGCGGGATCGTCGGCATTCTGGTTTTGGCTTCCACGATCGCCGTATGGCGAAGAATGAAGCAGCGGAAGGATGCCAAGCTTTATGCAGCTACGGCGCTATTTTTCACGATTCTGCAGGCTCTTCTGGGCGCCGCGGCGGTGAAGTGGGAGCAATCCTCACTGGTTATGGCCCTTCATTTTGGCTTTTCCCTCATTGCTTTTGCCGGCACGCTGCTGCTCGCCATCACGGTGGTTCGCATGGATCGGCCGGCACACCCTGATGGCTGGGGAGAGGCATTGGATGCCGGCTTTCGCGTAAGTACAAGGTTCCGCAACGGTGTTTGGTTCAGTTTGGTTTATTGTTATGTCGTGGTTTATCTGGGCGCTTTTGTCCGCCACACAGAGTCGATGGCTGGTTGTGAAGGCTGGCCGCTCTGCAGCGGCGAGGTGATTCCGCAGGATTGGAGCGGCGGGACTGGCATTGCCTTCATTCATCGGGTAGCGGCACTGTTGCTTTTCGTGCTCATTGCCTGGATTGGGCATATCGGGTATAGACGGTACGGGGAGGTTCGTCCGGTTCGAGCGGCAAGCTTGGCTGCTGCGATATTGATCGCGCTGCAAGTCACGACAGGCGGGGTGGTCGCACTGTCCCTTCACCATGATCAGATTTATTTCTTTGCCAGCATGCTGCATACGATAGTTGTAGCAGGGTTGTTCGGTGTGCTCTGCTACCTGAGCATCTTGGTAGGGCGATTGGGGAGCAGGACATAG
- a CDS encoding Cthe_2314 family HEPN domain-containing protein: protein MLRQLFDEQTRRDGEDAVFQNILQAIDRFCQTVRNQQQLHERFYRLELFASSFASVLDELEQSRYAAAKFGQRVRKQYESEMTDEELQDYKLFLYFYKNAFIRVFSALDKLGYFLNEMFEVHTEKVKPKFSYFTVLRQMHQRKIHPDLEEQLYKLKERYREPMQRLREKRNTEIHYLNVEILNDLAALRRQFADSMRVENIAANMADLDAAYDMVVQSMQAVFVHAVRSVRKG, encoded by the coding sequence ATGCTGCGTCAATTGTTTGACGAACAAACCAGGCGGGACGGCGAAGATGCCGTTTTTCAGAATATCTTGCAGGCTATCGACCGGTTTTGTCAAACTGTCCGGAACCAGCAGCAATTGCATGAGAGGTTTTATCGTCTGGAGCTGTTTGCCTCAAGCTTCGCTTCCGTATTGGATGAGTTGGAGCAAAGCCGGTACGCTGCGGCGAAATTTGGGCAGCGGGTGCGCAAGCAATATGAGTCGGAGATGACGGACGAGGAACTGCAGGACTACAAGCTGTTTCTGTACTTTTATAAGAATGCGTTTATCCGGGTGTTTTCCGCATTAGACAAGCTCGGCTACTTTTTGAACGAGATGTTTGAGGTGCACACGGAGAAGGTCAAGCCCAAGTTCTCATATTTTACGGTGCTGCGGCAGATGCATCAGCGCAAGATCCACCCTGACTTGGAGGAGCAGCTTTACAAGCTGAAGGAGCGTTATCGCGAGCCCATGCAGCGCTTGCGGGAGAAGCGAAATACAGAAATACACTATTTGAATGTAGAGATATTGAACGATCTGGCCGCACTCAGACGGCAATTCGCGGATTCCATGCGGGTCGAGAATATTGCAGCCAATATGGCCGATCTCGATGCCGCTTACGATATGGTCGTGCAATCCATGCAGGCTGTATTCGTGCATGCGGTTCGCTCCGTGCGTAAGGGATAA
- a CDS encoding NifU family protein, giving the protein MSTQTDRNMYDEVMEVLDKLRPFLQRDGGDCELVDVEDGIVKLKLVGACGSCPSSTITLKAGIERALTEEVEGVVEVQQVF; this is encoded by the coding sequence ATGAGTACACAAACGGATCGCAATATGTATGATGAGGTTATGGAAGTGCTGGATAAACTTCGTCCCTTCCTCCAACGGGACGGCGGCGACTGCGAATTGGTCGACGTGGAGGACGGTATCGTAAAGCTGAAGCTGGTCGGCGCTTGCGGCAGCTGCCCAAGCTCCACGATCACCTTGAAAGCCGGTATCGAACGTGCCTTGACCGAAGAGGTTGAAGGCGTTGTGGAAGTGCAGCAAGTATTCTAA
- a CDS encoding YuzB family protein gives MRPIIEFCVNNMHHGTDKVLQELEDNPEYDVIEYGCLGNCGECFTLPYAYVNGEIVAGETPEKLMEAIQIAIRDYQQMFEDET, from the coding sequence GTGAGACCGATTATCGAGTTTTGCGTTAATAATATGCATCATGGAACGGATAAGGTTCTGCAAGAGCTGGAGGACAATCCGGAATATGATGTGATCGAATACGGCTGCCTGGGCAATTGCGGCGAATGCTTTACGCTCCCATATGCGTATGTGAACGGAGAGATTGTAGCGGGCGAAACGCCGGAGAAATTAATGGAAGCGATTCAGATTGCCATCCGCGATTATCAGCAAATGTTCGAGGATGAAACGTGA
- a CDS encoding NAD(P)/FAD-dependent oxidoreductase produces MKAIVILGGGYGGVSVVHQLLEQDLPADHEIILVDRMPFQGLKTEYYAVASGTVADVDVRVPFPQDPRVRMVYGVITEIDLENRKVHLEDQAIGYEQLVIALGCTDKYHNIPGAEPYTHSIQSFSSTRETFCRISDVKPYGQVSIVGGGLSGVELASELREARPDLNVRILDRGASILSAFPDKLQEYVRDWFQAHQVEMLAHANITRVEQGVLYNGNEAVYTDLTVWTAGIQPARPVQLLDLPKDAQGRLEINVYHQLPAYPNVYVVGDCASLPFSPSAQLAEAQGKQVAEVMQALWKGETPELGQIKLKGILGSLGKKAGFGLMGKRMIMMGRVPRVLKSGVLWMSKQHFG; encoded by the coding sequence ATGAAAGCAATTGTCATACTGGGCGGCGGATATGGCGGCGTATCCGTCGTACACCAGCTGCTGGAGCAAGACTTGCCTGCCGACCACGAGATTATTCTTGTGGATCGGATGCCCTTTCAAGGATTGAAAACCGAATACTATGCAGTCGCTTCAGGGACTGTCGCCGATGTTGACGTCCGCGTTCCATTCCCGCAGGACCCTCGGGTTCGCATGGTCTATGGCGTGATCACCGAGATCGACCTGGAAAATCGCAAGGTTCATCTGGAGGATCAGGCCATTGGATACGAACAGCTGGTCATCGCACTAGGCTGTACCGACAAGTACCATAACATACCCGGTGCCGAGCCATACACACACAGTATACAGAGCTTCTCCTCCACGCGGGAAACGTTCTGCCGAATCAGTGATGTGAAGCCTTATGGACAGGTGTCTATCGTCGGCGGAGGCTTGAGCGGTGTTGAGCTCGCTTCGGAGCTGAGAGAAGCGAGGCCGGATCTGAATGTGCGCATTCTCGACCGGGGGGCAAGCATCCTGTCCGCATTCCCGGACAAGCTGCAGGAATATGTTCGCGACTGGTTTCAAGCGCACCAAGTGGAGATGCTGGCACATGCCAACATTACGCGCGTGGAGCAAGGGGTGCTGTACAACGGTAATGAAGCTGTCTACACAGATCTTACTGTCTGGACGGCAGGTATTCAGCCAGCCCGGCCTGTACAGCTGCTTGATCTGCCCAAGGACGCGCAAGGACGGCTGGAAATCAACGTCTACCACCAGCTTCCCGCCTATCCGAATGTGTACGTTGTGGGCGATTGCGCCAGCCTTCCGTTCTCCCCTTCTGCCCAACTGGCTGAAGCGCAGGGCAAGCAAGTTGCAGAGGTCATGCAGGCTCTTTGGAAAGGGGAGACACCGGAGCTGGGGCAGATCAAGCTGAAGGGCATCCTCGGCTCGCTAGGCAAGAAGGCCGGATTCGGCTTGATGGGCAAGCGCATGATCATGATGGGACGAGTTCCGCGAGTGCTCAAAAGCGGGGTGCTCTGGATGTCCAAACAGCATTTTGGATAA
- the mqnE gene encoding aminofutalosine synthase MqnE, translated as MSIVLNQSDKQMQTIAEKVRSGQRLSLEDGLYLYQTEDLLTLGQLANEANLRKNGRKTYFIENMTLYFTNVCEATCAFCAFKRNPGEEGAYTHSPEEVIAFAEQHYHPGVREFHITGGHNPEVPFDYYVNSIRALKQRFPEVTIKSYTAAEIEFFSRISGLSYKEVLQRLMDAGLGTLTGGGAEILSERYRKKMSVNKATTEQWLDVHRTAHQLGLRTHATMLYGSIETLEERLQHMIQLRELQDETNGFMVFIPLAVQPKSVHAGIKRRTTAFEDLRTIAISRLMLDNFQHIKAYFINIGTQLTQLALTFGASDVHGTMIKERISHAAGALSQEGLTRDELVWLIQGAGRIAVERDTFYNEINVYE; from the coding sequence ATGAGCATCGTATTGAATCAATCGGACAAGCAGATGCAGACGATCGCAGAGAAGGTTCGAAGCGGTCAGCGGCTGAGCCTGGAAGACGGCCTGTATCTGTATCAGACAGAAGACCTGCTGACACTCGGCCAGCTGGCCAACGAGGCAAATTTGCGCAAGAACGGGCGAAAGACATACTTTATCGAAAACATGACCTTGTATTTTACCAACGTATGTGAGGCAACATGCGCTTTTTGCGCGTTTAAACGCAATCCTGGCGAGGAAGGCGCGTATACCCATTCTCCCGAAGAGGTCATCGCATTTGCGGAACAGCATTATCATCCAGGGGTACGAGAATTCCACATTACGGGCGGTCACAATCCCGAAGTCCCCTTTGATTATTATGTGAACAGCATTCGCGCATTAAAGCAGCGTTTTCCCGAAGTGACGATCAAATCGTACACCGCAGCGGAAATCGAATTTTTCTCGCGCATCAGCGGCCTGTCCTATAAGGAGGTGCTTCAGCGGTTGATGGACGCCGGTCTCGGTACATTGACGGGCGGCGGTGCCGAGATCCTGTCCGAGCGCTATCGCAAAAAAATGAGCGTGAACAAGGCTACAACAGAACAGTGGCTCGATGTCCACCGCACGGCGCATCAACTAGGCTTGCGCACGCATGCCACCATGCTGTACGGCTCCATCGAGACATTGGAGGAACGCCTTCAGCATATGATTCAGCTGCGAGAGCTTCAGGATGAGACGAACGGCTTTATGGTCTTCATTCCGCTGGCTGTCCAGCCCAAGTCTGTCCATGCAGGAATCAAGCGGAGAACGACGGCCTTTGAAGATTTGCGCACCATCGCGATCAGCCGGCTGATGCTTGATAACTTCCAGCACATCAAAGCATACTTTATTAATATCGGAACCCAGTTGACGCAGCTGGCCCTGACATTCGGCGCTTCCGACGTGCACGGCACGATGATCAAAGAACGGATTAGCCACGCAGCAGGCGCGTTGAGCCAGGAAGGACTGACCCGCGACGAGCTGGTCTGGCTGATTCAAGGCGCCGGACGCATCGCTGTTGAGCGCGACACCTTCTATAATGAAATAAACGTCTACGAATAA
- a CDS encoding HesB/IscA family protein: protein MIKISENAAEKLQEMLAQQEADNLFLRVGVKEGGCSGFSYGMGFDDQKAETDKEMELGGMRVVVDEESAKYLYGVEIDYKESDMGGGFTIDNPNAIATCGCGSSFRTKDAAGKPEEC from the coding sequence ATGATTAAAATTAGCGAGAACGCGGCAGAGAAGCTTCAGGAAATGCTGGCACAGCAGGAGGCAGACAATTTGTTCCTGCGTGTAGGCGTGAAAGAGGGCGGCTGCAGCGGATTTTCATATGGCATGGGGTTTGATGATCAGAAAGCCGAAACCGACAAGGAGATGGAGCTTGGCGGCATGAGGGTTGTCGTAGATGAGGAAAGCGCCAAGTACTTGTACGGCGTGGAAATCGATTATAAGGAATCTGACATGGGCGGAGGGTTCACCATCGATAACCCGAACGCAATCGCAACTTGCGGCTGCGGAAGTTCCTTTCGCACGAAGGATGCAGCGGGCAAGCCGGAAGAATGCTGA
- the sda gene encoding sporulation histidine kinase inhibitor Sda, giving the protein MRLLSNEILMDTYNKAVEMQLEREFINMLLMEIHRRDLKVPNRRQGA; this is encoded by the coding sequence ATGCGGTTGCTGAGTAATGAAATATTGATGGATACGTACAACAAGGCGGTAGAAATGCAATTGGAACGAGAGTTTATCAACATGTTGCTGATGGAGATTCACCGCCGCGATCTCAAGGTCCCTAATCGGCGCCAGGGCGCTTAA